The following proteins are co-located in the Orenia marismortui DSM 5156 genome:
- a CDS encoding aspartyl-phosphate phosphatase Spo0E family protein: MLNKIISQISSLRDELLAKVEQRSNGLQDEEVQKLSKRLDKLILKYYCQEE, from the coding sequence TTGCTAAATAAAATTATAAGTCAAATAAGTAGCTTAAGAGATGAGTTATTGGCTAAAGTAGAACAAAGATCTAATGGTCTACAAGATGAAGAGGTTCAGAAATTAAGTAAGAGGTTAGATAAATTAATCTTAAAATACTATTGTCAGGAAGAATAG
- a CDS encoding tyrosine-type recombinase/integrase: MNFFKKIIKGLGKDDGDYDDIEIVNGKIIRKESSEDQEEFSELGEEKEVELKDKSQEQDLVQEQVQEEPIHQEQQIEAKRGRPKKIDDFFLFLKSAGRSKNTIRSYRSDIRHWQRVAERKNKTIYNLSLQDIERANAGEDINTVKRRISGLRQLAKWYLREGYTKLHVELEKVVLGRGKQRIPKAKSEEEFTKIREHAKELITEGKREGIWLGLMLMCGLRIGEIKSVMIADDACISVIGKGDKERKIPAPEWLLEALEEFKAEGRGGYKQQQQTVDYYLRQLDYEKFHSLRHTFATTLLKRGVKLREIQQLLGHSSVATTQIYAQTKVNKEATKVLEE; encoded by the coding sequence ATGAACTTTTTTAAGAAAATTATTAAGGGGCTAGGAAAAGATGATGGTGACTATGATGATATTGAAATAGTTAATGGGAAGATAATTAGGAAGGAATCATCTGAAGATCAAGAGGAGTTTAGTGAGCTTGGAGAGGAAAAGGAAGTTGAATTAAAAGATAAGAGCCAAGAGCAAGATTTAGTTCAAGAACAAGTTCAAGAGGAGCCTATACACCAAGAACAGCAGATTGAAGCTAAAAGAGGAAGACCTAAAAAAATTGATGATTTCTTTTTATTCTTGAAGTCTGCAGGCAGGAGTAAGAATACGATTAGGTCATATAGGTCTGACATAAGACATTGGCAGAGGGTTGCTGAAAGAAAAAATAAGACAATCTATAATCTAAGCTTGCAGGATATTGAAAGAGCTAATGCAGGAGAAGATATTAATACTGTTAAGCGTAGAATTAGTGGCTTACGCCAGTTAGCTAAGTGGTATTTACGAGAGGGATATACTAAGCTTCATGTAGAGTTAGAGAAGGTAGTTTTAGGACGAGGAAAACAAAGAATTCCTAAAGCTAAGAGTGAAGAAGAATTTACTAAGATCAGAGAGCATGCTAAAGAATTAATTACTGAGGGAAAACGTGAAGGTATTTGGCTGGGATTAATGTTGATGTGTGGGTTAAGAATTGGTGAGATTAAAAGTGTTATGATAGCTGATGATGCTTGTATCAGTGTAATAGGAAAAGGTGATAAGGAAAGGAAGATTCCAGCTCCTGAATGGTTATTAGAAGCTTTAGAGGAGTTTAAAGCTGAAGGTCGAGGAGGTTACAAGCAACAACAGCAGACCGTTGATTATTATTTAAGGCAGCTTGATTATGAAAAATTTCATAGTTTACGCCATACTTTTGCTACTACGTTACTGAAAAGAGGAGTTAAGTTAAGAGAGATCCAGCAGTTATTGGGGCATAGTTCGGTAGCTACTACTCAAATTTATGCTCAAACTAAGGTTAATAAGGAGGCGACAAAGGTTTTGGAAGAATAA